A genomic region of Magnolia sinica isolate HGM2019 chromosome 6, MsV1, whole genome shotgun sequence contains the following coding sequences:
- the LOC131249013 gene encoding pentatricopeptide repeat-containing protein At1g63330-like, translating to MSSRRAAAAAAQKGKTLSSPASIEITISALDSKIIENKIPTPVKFNHLVNDLSNSIRAGAFVRLEVAVGLFNRMVRTQPLPSIQTFNRLLTTIAKMKHYSTVISLHREMNRLGIPSDIYTWSILLNCFCRLNGVGFGFAVLSNILKRGHEPDAATLATFIKGFCMEGRIGEASSFFLKTVEMGYPYNVVSFGTLIDGLCKSGNNAMALGLLRKMEKGVGKCSPDLTIYNTIIGSLCKDGLTKEALNLFSEMVGKGIWPDVFTYNSLIHGLCNLGQWKEAMSLFEEMSNRGISPDVTTFNILVNALCKEGMVKEAHGLLEWMTQRGVEPDIITYNALMNGYYFIGQMDAALKIFDYMVYKGHKPSVVTYSMLINGYCKKQMVDEAMWLFREMTCKGLKPNVVTYNTLIGGLYRVRRIVAAQELFNEMKAHGQCPNLITYTILMDGLCKSERPVEAMKLLNEMQIRGIQPDNKVIDVLINGMCEARELKYAKELFSWASTTGLGNDVRTYNTLINGLCKEGLLEEANGLFLQMEEKGFQPDNFTFNALIRGFLQKNETLKAMQLLGEMAKRHFSVDASTATMLVGLLTEEEKGQEYLGMFHKFVPYGEGEAIW from the coding sequence ATGTCGTCGAGAAGAGCTGCCGCTGCCGCTGCTCAAAAGGGTAAAACTCTCTCCTCTCCAGCTTCTATTGAAATTACCATTTctgcccttgattctaaaatcATAGAGAACAAGATCCCTACTCCCGTCAAATTCAACCATTTGGTGAATGATCTATCCAATTCGATTCGAGCCGGTGCTTTTGTGAGGTTAGAGGTTGCAGTGGGCCTCTTCAATCGTATGGTCCGCACGCAGCCGCTGCCTTCAATCCAGACCTTTAATCGCCTGTTAACTACTATTGCTAAAATGAAACACTATTCGACCGTGATTTCTTTGCATCGAGAAATGAATCGGTTAGGGATCCCATCCGATATCTATACTTGGAGCATTCTTCTCAATTGTTTCTGCCGCTTGAATGGTGTCGGTTTCGGTTTCGCTGTTCTCAGCAACATCCTGAAACGTGGCCATGAGCCAGATGCTGCGACTCTGGCTACTTTTATTAAGGGGTTTTGTATGGAAGGGCGGATTGGGGAAGCGAGTAGTTTCTTTCTGAAGACGGTAGAAATGGGATATCCTTATAATGTGGTGTCATTCGGGACACTAATCGACGGTCTTTGCAAGTCGGGGAACAATGCAATGGCTCTTGGGTTGCTTCGGAAAATGGAGAAGGGAGTGGGTAAATGTAGTCCTGACCTTACTATTTATAACACAATCATCGGCAGTCTATGCAAAGATGGGCTCACAAAGGAGGCCCTTAACCTCTTCTCAGAAATGGTTGGTAAAGGGATTTGGCCGGATGTTTTCACTTACAATTCTTTAATTCATGGACTATGCAATTTGGGGCAGTGGAAAGAAGCAATGAGTCTGTTTGAGGAAATGTCGAATCGAGGAATCTCACCCGATGTGACAACCTTCAACATACTGGTGAATGCTCTTTGCAAAGAAGGAATGGTTAAAGAAGCCCATGGATTACTAGAATGGATGACCCAAAGAGGTGTGGAGCCTGATATAATCACATACAATGCATTGATGAATGGCTACTATTttattggccaaatggatgccgCCTTAAAGATATTTGATTATATGGTGTATAAAGGTCATAAGCCTAGTGTCGTGACTTATAGCATGTTAATCAACGGCTATTGCAAGAAGCAGATGGTAGACGAGGCTATGTGGCTTTTCCGAGAAATGACTTGCAAGGGATTGAAGCCCAATGTTGTTACTTACAACACTCTTATAGGTGGGCTATACCGGGTACGGAGAATTGTGGCTGCACAAGAGCTCTTCAATGAGATGAAAGCTCATGGACAATGTCCGAATCTCATCACAtacaccattttgatggatgggCTGTGTAAAAGTGAGCGTCCTGTTGAGGCAATGAAACTACTTAATGAGATGCAAATTAGAGGAATTCAACCAGATAATAAAGTTATTGATGTCCTTATCAATGGGATGTGCGAAGCTAGGGAACTTAAATATGCGAAGGAGCTTTTCAGTTGGGCCTCCACCACGGGCTTGGGGAATGATGTTAGGACATATAACACGTTAATCAATGGGCTCTGTAAAGAAGGGCTTTTGGAGGAAGCTAATGGATTGTTCTTGCAAATGGAAGAGAAGGGTTTCCAACCAGACAATTTCACCTTCAATGCTTTAATTAGGGGCTTTCTACAAAAGAATGAGACCCTCAAGGCAATGCAACTTCTCGGGGAAATGGCTAAAAGACATTTTTCTGTGGATGCATCCACCGCAACTATGTTAGTGGGCTTGCTCACAGAGGAGGAAAAAGGTCAAGAATACTTGGGAATGTTTCATAAATTTGTGCCCTATGGAGAAGGTGAGGCGATTTGGTGA